One window of Phycisphaeraceae bacterium genomic DNA carries:
- the rho gene encoding transcription termination factor Rho, whose protein sequence is MSIGQLQRMELDELFKVATKEGLADFQSTPKQDLVFKILKARAAKQGLMFGEGTLEVMSDGFGFLRAAEQSYLPGPDDIYVSPSQIRRFGLRRGMVVRGAIRPPKESERYFALLRVDKVNGREPSKIHSLVNFEDLTPLHPERRFILETSPDEIECRIVDLVTPIGFGQRMLIVAPPRTGKTVLLQKITKAISTNNPDVKIIVLLVDERPEEVTDFRRHVAQNVEVVASTFDEQSSRHVAVAEVVIEKAKRMVEFGDDVVILLDSITRLARAYNSEQPHSGKIMSGGLDSNALQRPKKFFGAARAIERGGSLTIIGTALVDTGSKMDEVIFEEFKGTGNAELHLDRKLMDKRIYPCIDIPASGTRREELLLDRKELELVHRLRKVLSDMNVVEGMELIKTRLKKVKTNAEFLMTMAMG, encoded by the coding sequence ATCTCGATCGGCCAGCTCCAACGGATGGAGCTTGACGAGTTGTTCAAGGTCGCGACCAAGGAGGGGCTGGCGGACTTCCAGTCGACGCCGAAGCAGGATCTTGTTTTCAAGATTCTGAAGGCGCGTGCGGCCAAGCAGGGTCTGATGTTCGGTGAGGGGACGCTCGAGGTGATGTCCGACGGGTTTGGATTCCTTCGCGCCGCGGAGCAGAGTTACCTGCCGGGACCGGATGACATCTATGTGAGCCCGTCGCAGATCCGTCGGTTCGGGCTGCGTCGCGGGATGGTGGTGCGGGGCGCGATCCGTCCGCCGAAGGAGAGCGAGCGTTACTTCGCGTTGCTGCGTGTTGACAAGGTGAACGGGCGTGAGCCGTCGAAGATCCACTCGCTGGTGAACTTCGAGGATCTGACCCCGCTGCATCCAGAGCGGCGCTTCATCCTTGAGACGTCGCCCGACGAGATTGAGTGCCGCATCGTGGACCTTGTGACGCCGATCGGCTTCGGTCAGCGGATGCTGATCGTTGCGCCGCCCCGCACGGGCAAGACGGTGTTGTTGCAGAAGATCACGAAGGCGATCAGCACGAACAACCCCGACGTGAAGATCATCGTGCTGCTCGTGGATGAGCGTCCCGAGGAGGTGACGGACTTCCGCAGGCACGTCGCGCAGAATGTTGAGGTTGTGGCGAGCACGTTCGACGAGCAGTCTTCGCGTCACGTCGCGGTGGCGGAGGTTGTGATCGAGAAGGCGAAGCGGATGGTCGAGTTCGGGGATGACGTGGTGATTCTGCTGGACTCGATCACGCGTCTGGCGCGTGCGTACAACTCGGAGCAGCCGCACTCGGGCAAGATCATGTCGGGCGGTCTGGACTCGAACGCGTTGCAGCGTCCGAAGAAGTTCTTCGGTGCGGCCCGCGCGATCGAGCGGGGCGGCTCGCTGACGATCATCGGAACCGCGCTGGTGGACACTGGCTCGAAGATGGACGAAGTGATCTTCGAGGAGTTCAAGGGGACCGGCAACGCCGAGTTGCACCTTGACCGGAAGCTGATGGACAAGCGCATCTATCCGTGCATCGACATCCCGGCCTCGGGCACCCGTCGCGAGGAGTTGCTGCTCGACCGGAAGGAGCTGGAGCTGGTGCACCGTCTGCGGAAGGTGCTGAGCGACATGAACGTTGTCGAGGGGATGGAGTTGATCAAGACCCGTCTGAAGAAGGTGAAGACCAACGCCGAGTTCCTGATGACGATGGCGATGGGATGA
- the hpt gene encoding hypoxanthine phosphoribosyltransferase, with product MMLDIERTLIGRDAIAARVRELGRRIASDLERDLSAEGSGADESGRVAIIAVMTGALIFTADLVREMPMKLSLELVTVSSYPGASTMSKGAAMRSVLPKDLLGKHVLIVDDILDSGQTLDLVKRLVEEQGPASVRICVLLRKLVERVVEVEADYIGFDIPNEFVVGYGLDYDGHYRNHPEIAVLRAPGGGSGAGA from the coding sequence ATGATGCTCGACATCGAACGCACGCTGATCGGACGGGACGCGATAGCGGCGCGGGTGCGCGAGCTTGGGCGTCGGATTGCTTCGGACCTTGAGCGTGATCTTTCGGCGGAGGGCTCGGGCGCGGATGAGAGCGGGCGGGTCGCGATCATCGCGGTGATGACGGGCGCGTTGATCTTCACGGCGGATCTGGTGCGCGAGATGCCGATGAAGCTGAGTCTTGAGTTGGTGACGGTGTCGAGTTATCCGGGCGCGTCGACGATGAGCAAGGGGGCGGCGATGCGGAGCGTGCTGCCGAAGGACCTCTTGGGCAAGCATGTGCTGATCGTGGATGACATCCTTGATTCGGGGCAGACGCTGGATCTTGTGAAGCGTCTGGTGGAGGAGCAGGGGCCGGCGAGCGTGCGGATCTGCGTGCTGCTGCGGAAGCTCGTGGAGCGGGTTGTAGAGGTGGAGGCGGATTACATCGGGTTCGATATCCCGAACGAGTTTGTGGTGGGGTATGGGCTGGACTATGACGGGCACTATCGGAATCACCCGGAGATCGCGGTGCTGCGTGCGCCGGGGGGCGGTTCGGGAGCGGGGGCGTGA
- the coaE gene encoding dephospho-CoA kinase (Dephospho-CoA kinase (CoaE) performs the final step in coenzyme A biosynthesis.) produces MSAGLPRGAVLWGAARFVPRNERVVRALRPSVWFVVLHAAGVLGLCVVLIGLGVVWAEFGPGERGIGVVLARMGGVGVGVYLAAGALRWWSRLYVITERRVVIVAGPLSQAAADLGLDRVQHVTVTKSLVERVLGLGTVGIATAGSDGPAIRMLMVRGASEIVELIRGSRGRGEGRGEGGGAGGGRVAGAGRDAGRGVIVLGLAGGIGAGKSEVARLLGEMGCLVVDSDVEARAAMESPEVRRTLIGWWGEGVIGADGRIDRKRIAEIVFKDEGERARLEGLVHPLVRSRRADVIARAREAGRRAVVLDAPLLFEAGVDSECDAVIWVEASRATRLARVAKNRGWSEFELERREKAQWPIERKRAKCRYEILNDSDGDLRSAVESVLSRALSGFGGASVGSGDGVGG; encoded by the coding sequence GTGAGCGCGGGGCTGCCTCGGGGGGCGGTGTTGTGGGGCGCGGCGAGGTTTGTGCCCCGTAATGAGCGGGTTGTGCGTGCGCTGCGTCCGAGCGTGTGGTTTGTTGTGTTGCACGCCGCGGGGGTGCTCGGGTTGTGTGTTGTGCTGATCGGACTGGGTGTGGTGTGGGCGGAGTTCGGGCCGGGGGAGCGTGGGATCGGGGTTGTGCTGGCGAGGATGGGCGGGGTCGGTGTGGGGGTGTATCTGGCGGCGGGTGCGCTTCGGTGGTGGTCTCGGTTGTATGTGATCACGGAGCGGCGGGTGGTGATTGTGGCGGGCCCGCTGAGCCAGGCGGCCGCGGATCTGGGGCTGGATCGCGTGCAGCACGTGACGGTGACGAAGTCGCTGGTTGAGCGGGTGCTCGGGCTCGGAACGGTGGGGATCGCGACGGCGGGGTCGGATGGTCCTGCGATCAGGATGCTGATGGTGCGGGGCGCGAGCGAGATTGTGGAGTTGATCCGAGGGTCGCGGGGGCGCGGCGAGGGGCGCGGCGAGGGGGGCGGCGCGGGGGGCGGTCGTGTGGCGGGCGCGGGGCGTGATGCGGGGAGGGGCGTGATCGTGCTCGGGCTCGCGGGCGGGATCGGCGCGGGAAAGTCGGAGGTTGCGCGACTGCTTGGTGAGATGGGGTGCCTTGTGGTGGATTCGGATGTCGAGGCAAGGGCGGCGATGGAGAGCCCTGAGGTGCGTCGGACGCTGATTGGGTGGTGGGGCGAGGGCGTGATCGGCGCGGATGGTCGGATCGATCGGAAGCGGATCGCGGAGATCGTGTTCAAGGATGAGGGGGAGCGGGCGCGGCTTGAGGGGCTTGTGCACCCGCTTGTGCGTTCGAGGCGGGCGGATGTGATCGCGCGCGCGAGAGAGGCGGGGCGGCGCGCGGTGGTGCTGGATGCGCCGTTGTTGTTTGAGGCGGGGGTCGATTCGGAGTGTGATGCGGTGATATGGGTGGAGGCGTCGCGAGCGACGCGGCTGGCGCGTGTGGCGAAGAACCGGGGATGGTCTGAGTTTGAGCTGGAGAGAAGAGAGAAAGCGCAGTGGCCGATTGAGCGCAAGCGCGCGAAGTGCCGATACGAGATCCTGAATGATTCGGATGGGGACCTTCGGTCGGCCGTCGAATCGGTGCTTTCGCGTGCTCTTTCGGGGTTCGGGGGTGCTTCGGTGGGTTCGGGCGACGGGGTTGGGGGGTGA
- a CDS encoding VOC family protein has product MRLFRVIVPVGDIEAAASFYGRVLGRGGERVSRGRHYFDCEGTILACYDAMRDGDGEPVGPNRGHVYLATDDLSGVWRRLCAELGARGVSAIEDQPWGERTVYASDPWGNRLCFVDRGTMFVGRAGAGGGVSGGL; this is encoded by the coding sequence ATGCGCCTGTTCCGCGTGATTGTGCCTGTGGGAGACATCGAGGCGGCGGCGTCGTTCTATGGGCGGGTTCTGGGGCGGGGTGGGGAGCGGGTTTCGCGGGGGCGGCACTACTTTGACTGCGAGGGGACGATTCTGGCGTGCTACGACGCGATGAGGGATGGGGATGGGGAGCCGGTGGGGCCGAACCGGGGGCATGTGTACCTGGCGACGGATGATCTTTCGGGGGTGTGGCGCCGGCTGTGCGCGGAGCTTGGGGCGCGGGGGGTGAGCGCGATCGAGGATCAGCCGTGGGGTGAGCGGACGGTGTATGCGTCTGACCCGTGGGGGAACCGATTGTGCTTTGTGGATCGGGGGACGATGTTTGTCGGGCGTGCCGGCGCGGGCGGGGGCGTGAGCGGGGGGCTTTGA
- a CDS encoding ABC transporter permease subunit, producing the protein MSVIAAIAGREFRSFFRLPVGWIVIALFLLLTGAVFATAILAPGQPATLRPFFAIAGWLLLPVVPAISMRLFSDEIRTGTIEPLLTSPIRDGSLVVGKFLGATLFLLAMFLPTLAYPITLWSLSDPAPDLGPILAGYFSLALLGMLNLAIGTLASACTSSQTLSFLAALFVLLGMLLIPSFPAHTLPIPAQRAIEFVSLTPRMSDFARGVIDTRHIAWFVALTGWLLVLSTLALQSRRWR; encoded by the coding sequence ATGAGCGTCATCGCCGCGATCGCCGGACGCGAGTTCCGATCGTTCTTCCGGCTCCCCGTCGGGTGGATCGTCATCGCGCTCTTCCTCCTCCTGACAGGCGCCGTCTTCGCAACCGCCATCCTCGCGCCCGGACAGCCCGCCACCCTCAGGCCCTTCTTCGCGATCGCCGGGTGGCTCCTCCTCCCCGTCGTACCGGCCATCTCGATGCGCCTCTTCAGCGACGAGATACGAACCGGGACGATCGAGCCCCTCCTCACATCCCCGATCCGCGACGGCTCGCTCGTCGTCGGAAAGTTCCTCGGCGCAACCCTCTTCCTCCTCGCGATGTTCCTCCCGACGCTCGCCTACCCGATCACGCTCTGGTCACTCTCCGACCCCGCCCCAGATCTCGGGCCGATCCTCGCCGGCTACTTCTCGCTCGCCCTCCTCGGCATGCTCAACCTCGCGATCGGCACCCTCGCTTCCGCCTGCACCTCCAGCCAGACCCTCTCATTCCTCGCCGCCCTCTTCGTGTTGCTCGGCATGCTCCTCATCCCCTCCTTCCCCGCCCACACACTCCCGATCCCCGCGCAGCGCGCCATCGAGTTCGTCTCCCTTACCCCGCGCATGAGCGACTTCGCCAGAGGGGTCATCGACACGCGCCACATCGCCTGGTTCGTCGCGCTCACGGGCTGGCTGCTCGTGCTCTCCACACTCGCCCTCCAATCAAGGAGATGGCGATGA
- a CDS encoding inorganic diphosphatase, whose amino-acid sequence MIEIPKGSSNKYELDKLTGLLKLDRVLSSAVYYPANYGFIPKTLAEDDDPLDVLVYSTEEIPPMCLCDARAVGMMTMIDNGQPDHKIISVLTSDPIYSEFEKASDFPKHIFKMLMRFFTDYKLLENKEVEVDDILPAEAAQAIVEDSLARYGRACAEGAMKGLRG is encoded by the coding sequence GTGATCGAGATTCCGAAGGGATCGAGCAACAAGTACGAGCTGGACAAGCTGACGGGTCTCTTGAAGCTCGATCGAGTGCTGTCGAGCGCGGTGTATTACCCGGCGAACTACGGGTTCATCCCGAAGACGCTTGCGGAGGATGATGACCCGCTGGACGTGCTGGTGTATTCGACGGAGGAGATTCCGCCGATGTGCCTGTGCGATGCGCGGGCGGTCGGGATGATGACGATGATCGACAACGGGCAGCCGGACCACAAGATCATCTCGGTGCTGACGAGCGATCCGATCTACTCGGAGTTCGAGAAGGCGAGCGACTTTCCGAAGCACATCTTCAAGATGCTGATGCGGTTCTTCACGGATTACAAGCTGCTGGAGAACAAGGAAGTGGAGGTTGACGACATTCTGCCCGCGGAGGCGGCGCAGGCGATCGTTGAGGATTCGCTGGCGCGGTACGGGCGTGCGTGCGCTGAGGGAGCGATGAAGGGGTTGAGAGGGTGA
- a CDS encoding response regulator, which produces MTERTDEALDATLILAALDVAVCVVDFQGVTTWSNAKFQTLDEGARTRIASECRAFLDKRASCAGRRVLGPEDQPPASWGPIEISSNDQTVWYELTATVDPGVVRTGPGSRAVAVARDITAARRVRMQRETLARAGEELVRLDREAIRKMNAHERLKLLESKIIGYNRDLLHFDHFVIRLLNEKSGKLEIVFSVGLPSEIEDLDIFPEPENNGISGWVAATGQSYICRDVGSDEKFLPGLSGAKSSLTVPLRLHDRVLGIMDVESCTPAAFSEEDRQSAEIFARHIAIALHMLDLLVAERSTTNEAVSRRVDSEVAEPLQDILREAEWLDKIVSTDPEVRNHIDRIKTDCDAIRRRMQDVTSGPQTLLGVEEALAHRAPDPLLVDRWILIADDEPKIRRVIGDVLRNRGAKVVVVDNGGAAIEYLEACHRGEYPPFELVISDIKMPDRNGYEVFSAARRCLGAVPVILMTGFGYDPHHSIVRASQEGQRAVLFKPFQIEKLLEEVRASLPQRGGGSDPAPPAQA; this is translated from the coding sequence GTGACCGAACGGACCGACGAGGCGCTTGATGCGACGCTGATCCTTGCGGCGTTGGACGTTGCCGTTTGCGTTGTCGACTTTCAGGGTGTGACGACGTGGAGCAACGCGAAGTTCCAGACGCTGGACGAGGGGGCTCGGACCCGGATCGCGTCGGAGTGCCGCGCGTTTCTGGATAAGCGTGCGTCGTGTGCGGGGCGTCGTGTGCTGGGTCCTGAGGATCAGCCGCCGGCGTCGTGGGGTCCGATCGAGATTTCGAGCAACGACCAAACTGTGTGGTATGAGCTGACGGCGACGGTTGATCCCGGGGTTGTGAGGACGGGTCCGGGCAGCCGCGCGGTGGCTGTGGCACGGGATATCACGGCGGCGCGTCGGGTTCGCATGCAGCGGGAGACGCTGGCACGGGCTGGCGAGGAGTTGGTGCGTCTGGATCGTGAGGCGATCCGGAAGATGAACGCGCACGAGCGTTTGAAGCTGCTTGAGTCGAAGATCATCGGGTACAACCGGGATTTGCTGCACTTTGACCACTTTGTGATCCGTCTGCTCAACGAGAAGTCGGGGAAGCTCGAGATCGTGTTCTCGGTTGGTCTGCCGTCGGAGATCGAGGATCTGGACATCTTTCCGGAGCCGGAGAACAACGGGATCAGCGGTTGGGTGGCGGCGACGGGGCAGAGCTATATCTGCCGCGATGTGGGCTCGGACGAGAAGTTTCTCCCGGGCTTGTCTGGCGCGAAGAGTTCGTTGACGGTTCCGCTGCGTCTGCACGACAGGGTGCTTGGGATCATGGATGTGGAGTCCTGCACTCCTGCGGCGTTCAGCGAGGAGGATCGGCAGTCGGCGGAGATCTTTGCGAGGCATATCGCGATCGCGCTGCACATGCTCGACCTGCTTGTGGCGGAGCGTTCGACGACGAACGAGGCGGTGAGCCGGCGTGTGGACAGCGAGGTTGCGGAGCCGCTTCAGGACATTCTGCGTGAGGCGGAGTGGCTGGACAAGATTGTGTCGACGGACCCTGAGGTGCGGAACCACATCGACCGGATCAAGACGGACTGCGATGCGATCCGCAGGCGGATGCAGGACGTGACGAGCGGACCGCAGACGCTGCTGGGCGTGGAGGAGGCGCTGGCGCACAGGGCACCGGATCCGTTGCTGGTGGACAGATGGATTCTGATCGCGGACGACGAGCCGAAGATCCGGCGGGTGATCGGCGATGTGCTGCGGAATCGCGGGGCGAAGGTTGTGGTTGTGGATAACGGCGGCGCGGCGATCGAGTATCTGGAGGCGTGCCATCGGGGCGAGTATCCGCCGTTTGAGCTGGTGATCAGCGATATCAAGATGCCTGACCGGAACGGGTATGAGGTGTTCAGCGCGGCGCGTCGGTGCCTCGGGGCGGTGCCGGTGATTTTGATGACGGGGTTCGGGTATGACCCGCACCACTCGATCGTTCGTGCTTCGCAGGAGGGGCAGCGGGCGGTGCTGTTCAAGCCGTTCCAGATCGAGAAGCTGCTGGAAGAGGTGCGGGCTTCGCTGCCGCAGCGGGGCGGCGGCTCAGACCCAGCTCCGCCGGCTCAGGCCTGA
- a CDS encoding DUF444 family protein, whose translation MLSKIEQDHQRFRQIVRGRIRRDLKKFLSRGELIGREGKRFVSIPVHDIDIPTFRYGDNSSGVGMGEGDEGDSVGQGGKPGQGGEQEGKHILEVDVSMEELADILAEELKLPRIKPRGEHRITTVRDKFTGIRPIGPASLRHFKRTYREALKRQVSLGTYDPDNPVIIPIKRDLRFRSWNEVKKPQSNAVIVYMMDVSGSMGDEQKELVRLEAFWIDTWLRRNYEGIESRYIVHDVRASEVDKKTFFSVREDGGTKISSALQCARSILEGHYDPSDWNIYLFHFSDGDNSSDSDNRECVKILDQHLLPVSNMFGYCQVASSYGSGSFINVLHEAFPNGADIGDGPRLVTSRVNGKDDIYESLRTFFKQGR comes from the coding sequence ATGCTCAGCAAGATCGAACAAGACCATCAGCGTTTCAGGCAGATCGTGCGTGGTCGGATCCGGCGTGATCTGAAGAAGTTTCTGTCTCGCGGCGAGTTGATCGGGCGCGAGGGGAAGCGGTTTGTCTCGATCCCAGTGCATGACATCGATATTCCGACGTTTCGCTACGGCGACAACTCGTCGGGAGTGGGGATGGGGGAGGGCGATGAGGGTGATTCGGTCGGACAGGGCGGCAAGCCGGGGCAGGGCGGCGAGCAGGAGGGGAAGCACATCCTTGAGGTGGATGTGAGCATGGAGGAGTTGGCGGACATTCTGGCGGAGGAGCTGAAACTGCCGCGGATCAAGCCGCGCGGCGAGCATCGGATCACGACGGTTCGCGACAAGTTCACGGGGATCCGTCCGATCGGCCCGGCGAGTCTGCGTCACTTCAAGCGGACATATCGCGAGGCGTTGAAGCGTCAGGTTTCTCTGGGGACGTATGACCCTGACAACCCGGTGATCATTCCGATCAAGCGTGACCTTCGGTTCCGATCGTGGAACGAGGTGAAGAAGCCGCAGTCGAACGCGGTGATCGTGTACATGATGGACGTGTCGGGCTCGATGGGCGATGAGCAGAAGGAGCTGGTGAGGTTGGAGGCGTTCTGGATCGACACGTGGCTGAGGCGGAATTACGAGGGGATTGAGAGCCGCTACATCGTTCATGATGTGCGGGCGTCGGAGGTTGACAAGAAGACGTTTTTCTCGGTGCGTGAGGACGGCGGGACGAAGATATCGAGTGCGTTGCAGTGCGCGAGGTCGATCCTTGAGGGACATTACGACCCGTCGGACTGGAACATCTACCTGTTCCATTTTTCGGATGGTGACAACTCGAGCGATTCGGACAATCGCGAGTGCGTGAAGATCCTGGATCAGCACCTGCTGCCCGTGTCGAACATGTTCGGCTACTGCCAGGTCGCGTCTTCGTATGGTTCAGGATCGTTCATCAACGTGCTGCATGAGGCGTTTCCCAACGGGGCGGATATCGGGGATGGTCCACGGCTGGTGACGAGCAGGGTGAACGGGAAGGACGACATCTACGAGTCGCTGCGGACGTTCTTCAAGCAGGGGCGATGA
- the prmC gene encoding peptide chain release factor N(5)-glutamine methyltransferase, translated as MTTPMQPSSEQTWTTRNLIRWMRDTFARKGLDSPDQFADMLMMHVLGCERVKLYLDHDRPASAEERARLRDLVIRAMNHEPVQYLVGMVMFFGLPIDVDKRVLIPRPSTETIVEEVLQHARATHGISIPPLATHADYLSAARIRSSASSIPLLIADVCTGSGCIAIALAKRLPGARVVATDISADALDVAKANAEKHGVADRVDFAQGDLLTPVLAHPVAGAKGSLNYLVSNPPYIPDHEWETVEPNVKNHEPHGALRGGADGMDFVKRVLAEGPALLAPGGQILVEIAACTAPDVLTMAKAHPLLADARIIHDHEGLARVIVARRADQA; from the coding sequence ATGACCACACCTATGCAACCATCGTCCGAACAGACGTGGACCACACGAAACCTCATACGGTGGATGCGTGATACCTTCGCCAGGAAGGGCTTAGATTCTCCCGATCAGTTCGCGGACATGTTGATGATGCATGTATTGGGCTGCGAGCGTGTTAAGTTGTACCTTGATCACGACCGACCTGCGAGCGCCGAAGAGCGAGCCCGGCTCCGTGATCTCGTTATTCGCGCGATGAATCACGAGCCCGTACAGTACTTGGTGGGCATGGTCATGTTTTTCGGACTTCCGATAGACGTTGACAAGCGTGTGCTGATCCCACGTCCATCCACTGAAACAATCGTCGAAGAGGTCCTGCAGCACGCGCGTGCAACACACGGCATAAGCATCCCTCCGCTCGCAACGCATGCCGACTATCTCTCGGCTGCGCGAATTCGCAGCAGCGCTTCCTCCATCCCTCTATTGATCGCAGACGTCTGCACCGGCTCGGGATGCATCGCCATCGCACTCGCCAAGCGTCTGCCCGGCGCGCGGGTCGTCGCGACCGACATTTCGGCCGATGCGCTCGATGTGGCGAAGGCCAACGCGGAGAAGCACGGAGTTGCCGATCGCGTGGACTTCGCCCAGGGCGACCTGTTGACGCCGGTGCTCGCGCATCCGGTGGCGGGGGCGAAGGGCTCGCTCAACTACCTCGTGTCGAATCCGCCCTATATCCCGGATCACGAGTGGGAGACGGTGGAGCCGAACGTGAAGAACCATGAGCCGCACGGCGCGCTGCGGGGCGGCGCCGACGGCATGGACTTCGTCAAGCGCGTGCTCGCCGAAGGCCCCGCACTCCTGGCTCCCGGCGGGCAGATCCTGGTTGAAATAGCCGCGTGCACCGCGCCGGACGTGTTGACGATGGCCAAGGCGCATCCGCTGCTGGCCGATGCCCGCATCATCCACGATCACGAGGGCCTCGCTCGGGTGATCGTCGCGCGCCGAGCAGATCAGGCCTGA
- a CDS encoding ABC transporter ATP-binding protein: MVALDRVHKWYGRVHALRGVSFELHPGQVAGLLGPNGAGKSTTIRILTGMIPPDAGHASIRALDTLNQSLAARAKLGYLPESAPLYPEMRVADYLAFRARLYPLDRSRRPAAIDRAIERCWLRDVRTRRIGHLSKGYRQRVGLAAAILHDPEVLILDEPTNGLDPTQIAQMRTLVRELGSDRTMLISSHILPEIEQICSRILIVASGELKADGTPAELIAKHGGPSRLIVEARCTPEKAGLILGLPQQSPRLTELSEGWTRIESPCAPHEPDPRERIAHAFAASGTPVRELRLTTATVEDVFLALAHGREGTP; the protein is encoded by the coding sequence ATGGTTGCTCTTGATCGCGTGCATAAATGGTACGGACGCGTGCACGCCCTTCGTGGCGTCTCCTTCGAACTCCACCCGGGGCAGGTCGCCGGACTGCTCGGACCCAACGGCGCAGGCAAGTCCACCACCATCCGAATCCTCACCGGCATGATCCCCCCGGACGCCGGACACGCCAGCATCCGCGCCCTCGACACCCTCAACCAATCCCTCGCCGCACGCGCCAAACTGGGATATCTCCCCGAATCCGCCCCTCTTTATCCTGAAATGCGCGTGGCAGACTACCTCGCCTTCCGAGCCCGGCTCTACCCCCTCGACAGATCCAGACGCCCCGCCGCCATCGACAGAGCCATCGAACGCTGCTGGCTCCGCGATGTCCGAACCCGCCGCATCGGACACCTCAGCAAGGGCTACAGGCAACGCGTCGGCCTCGCCGCGGCGATCCTGCACGATCCCGAGGTCCTCATCCTCGACGAGCCCACCAACGGACTCGACCCCACCCAGATCGCCCAGATGCGCACGCTCGTCCGCGAACTCGGCTCCGACCGCACCATGCTCATCTCCTCCCACATCCTCCCCGAGATCGAGCAGATCTGCTCGCGCATCCTCATCGTCGCCTCCGGCGAACTCAAGGCCGACGGCACGCCCGCCGAACTCATCGCCAAGCACGGCGGCCCTTCGCGCCTCATCGTCGAAGCCCGCTGCACACCCGAGAAAGCCGGGCTGATCCTCGGGCTCCCTCAGCAGAGCCCCCGGCTCACCGAACTCTCCGAGGGCTGGACCCGCATCGAATCGCCGTGCGCGCCGCACGAACCCGATCCCCGCGAACGCATCGCCCACGCCTTCGCAGCATCCGGCACGCCCGTCCGCGAACTCCGACTCACAACCGCCACCGTCGAGGATGTCTTCCTCGCTCTCGCCCACGGCCGAGAGGGCACGCCATGA